In Parafrankia irregularis, a single genomic region encodes these proteins:
- a CDS encoding serine/threonine-protein kinase, translated as MPAVDRARIARALPRYTIGEQLGAGSFGLVLAGHHLDLDRAVAIKVVPAASAAEFRDEARILSRLDHPHIVRIHDYVVLDDLCLLIMEMLGGGTLAQHRHRLSAEATLAVGAAVADGLAHAHAHGVLHRDIKPDNILFTAAGQPRITDFGIGRILDGAPGTVSQAAGTPRYMAPEQITGGRVGPAADLYALGVVLYELVSGRPVFDAGLSVPELLRHQCEVDPPVPPGVPPAVCDVILPALAKDPARRPPDAAAFARAISAAATEVFGPDWQARSGLVLALTESARSTAQARLGPVARFAPPRAPVEPAGAGVSASPPPGPSPTAEPPGPAPAAPRPGSAHPAHPAHPAHPAQPGPARPERPEPRNLFEGTRYAPRGGRATRRGRGRVMAVTAMVAAVVLAMAGVVGLVVTRGTGSESPPVATGTDPGPAPSAPALPLRLDEVRAWATGPAAKGGGFYVVDRAGLRVLRLDLDGTLSAVAGTGVAGSIGDGGPATAARLRGVSDVAVAADGSVFLADSGNGRIRRIGPDGVITTVAGGGERVAADGTRATEVSLSLASGPIAVDTDGTLYLAGAGRLFRLDQAGVLHLVGRTEQAGGYVTPSPGQPPVRVVGQSIGDVEARDGRLYVVDYSTGRVQVLDPDEPVRTLAGGGPAGFTGDGGPATAAGLTLTSGPSSLALDPVGNLFFPESSAQRVRRVDTRGVITTVAGTGEYGSDGNGGPATAARLASPARVAVDTTGVLYIGGAGTAIRRVGLDTVISTVHD; from the coding sequence ATGCCTGCCGTCGACCGGGCCCGCATCGCCCGGGCGCTGCCCCGCTACACCATCGGTGAGCAGCTCGGTGCCGGATCGTTCGGCCTGGTCCTCGCCGGGCACCACCTCGACCTCGACCGCGCGGTCGCGATCAAGGTGGTGCCGGCGGCGTCGGCGGCCGAGTTCCGCGACGAGGCCCGGATCCTGAGCCGCCTGGACCATCCACACATCGTGCGGATCCACGACTATGTCGTGCTCGACGACCTGTGCCTGCTGATCATGGAGATGCTGGGGGGCGGCACCCTGGCCCAGCACCGGCACCGGTTGTCCGCCGAGGCGACGCTGGCCGTGGGCGCGGCGGTCGCCGACGGGCTGGCCCACGCCCACGCCCACGGCGTCCTGCACCGCGACATCAAGCCGGACAACATCCTGTTCACCGCGGCCGGGCAGCCCAGGATCACCGACTTCGGGATCGGACGGATCCTCGACGGCGCGCCGGGAACCGTCAGCCAGGCAGCCGGCACCCCGCGGTACATGGCACCGGAGCAGATCACCGGCGGGCGCGTCGGGCCGGCGGCGGACCTCTACGCGCTCGGCGTCGTGCTCTACGAGCTGGTGTCGGGCCGGCCGGTGTTCGACGCGGGGCTGTCGGTGCCCGAGCTGCTGCGTCATCAGTGTGAGGTGGATCCGCCGGTGCCCCCCGGGGTGCCACCGGCGGTCTGTGACGTCATCCTGCCGGCGTTGGCGAAGGATCCGGCGCGGCGTCCGCCGGACGCGGCCGCGTTCGCCCGGGCGATCAGCGCCGCCGCGACCGAGGTCTTCGGGCCGGACTGGCAGGCCCGATCGGGCCTGGTGCTCGCCCTCACCGAATCGGCACGGTCCACGGCGCAAGCCCGGCTCGGCCCCGTCGCGCGGTTCGCCCCGCCGCGTGCCCCGGTCGAGCCCGCCGGGGCCGGCGTCTCCGCGTCCCCGCCGCCCGGACCATCCCCGACCGCGGAACCGCCCGGGCCCGCGCCCGCGGCGCCGCGGCCAGGGTCGGCACACCCGGCACACCCGGCACACCCGGCACACCCGGCACAGCCCGGGCCTGCCCGGCCGGAGCGACCTGAGCCGCGCAACCTGTTCGAGGGGACGCGCTACGCCCCGCGGGGTGGCCGCGCCACCCGCCGCGGCCGTGGCCGGGTGATGGCGGTGACCGCGATGGTTGCGGCCGTCGTGCTTGCGATGGCGGGCGTGGTCGGGCTGGTCGTCACCCGCGGCACGGGCTCCGAGTCGCCGCCCGTCGCCACCGGCACCGACCCGGGCCCGGCTCCGTCCGCACCAGCCCTTCCCCTGCGGCTGGACGAGGTCCGGGCCTGGGCAACCGGGCCCGCGGCGAAGGGCGGGGGGTTCTACGTCGTGGACCGGGCCGGTCTGCGGGTGCTGCGGCTGGACCTCGACGGAACACTGTCCGCCGTCGCGGGCACGGGTGTGGCCGGTTCCATCGGGGACGGCGGGCCGGCGACCGCGGCCCGGCTGCGGGGCGTGAGTGACGTGGCTGTCGCTGCCGACGGCTCGGTGTTCCTCGCCGACAGCGGCAACGGGCGAATCCGCCGGATCGGTCCGGACGGTGTGATCACCACCGTGGCCGGTGGGGGTGAGCGGGTGGCCGCCGACGGCACGCGGGCCACCGAGGTCTCGCTGTCGCTCGCGTCCGGCCCGATCGCCGTCGACACCGACGGCACGCTGTATCTAGCCGGGGCTGGCCGGCTCTTCCGGCTCGACCAGGCCGGTGTGCTGCATCTGGTCGGGCGCACCGAGCAGGCGGGCGGGTACGTCACACCGTCGCCGGGTCAGCCGCCGGTGCGGGTCGTGGGGCAGAGCATCGGCGATGTCGAGGCCCGCGACGGGCGGCTGTACGTCGTCGACTACTCGACCGGCCGGGTTCAGGTGCTCGATCCGGACGAACCGGTGCGCACGCTGGCCGGCGGTGGGCCCGCGGGGTTCACCGGTGACGGCGGGCCGGCGACGGCCGCCGGGCTCACGCTGACCAGCGGCCCGTCGTCGCTGGCGCTGGACCCGGTGGGGAACCTGTTCTTCCCCGAGTCGTCCGCGCAGCGGGTGCGCCGCGTCGACACCCGCGGTGTGATCACCACGGTGGCGGGCACCGGCGAGTACGGCTCGGACGGGAACGGTGGCCCCGCCACCGCGGCCCGGCTGGCCAGCCCGGCGCGGGTCGCCGTCGACACGACGGGCGTGCTCTATATCGGTGGGGCTGGCACCGCCATCCGCCGCGTCGGCCTGGACACCGTGATCAGCACCGTTCACGACTGA
- a CDS encoding RCC1 domain-containing protein, whose translation MPSQQRRIGTWAVVLAAAGAVALPTAASAAPKPDGPSAEAEYAFAPPTYTARAWGLNDAGQLGNGTTSPTPSFSPVPVTDLTGLDDVRAIAGGYGSGYALNSDGTVWAWGLNTLGQLGNGTVINSNVPVQVAGLDDIRAIAAGTDGNGYALRRDGTVWAWGVNTLGQLGNGQPIASSTIPVQVVGLTGIRAIAADGSTAYALRRDGSVWAWGSNGAGQLGTGQPIASSPLPIQIVALSDIRAITARNASAYALRRDGTVWAWGDNPSGELGNGTLTPSLTPGPVLNLTKIRRIAAGAGVAYALDETGTVWAWGANAVGQLGNGTLTPSLLPVPVTGETGLVGAVAIAAGASTVYALRWDGTAFAWGVNNVGQLGNGNPSVPQSSVPLPIPGLGDVRAITGGLFDGYAIVSSGF comes from the coding sequence ATGCCCAGTCAACAGCGGCGAATCGGAACATGGGCGGTGGTGCTGGCCGCGGCCGGCGCGGTGGCACTGCCCACCGCCGCCAGCGCAGCACCCAAGCCGGACGGCCCCTCCGCCGAGGCGGAGTACGCGTTCGCGCCACCGACCTACACGGCCCGCGCCTGGGGCCTCAACGACGCCGGCCAGCTCGGCAACGGCACCACCAGCCCCACTCCCAGCTTCAGCCCCGTGCCGGTCACCGACCTCACCGGCCTCGACGACGTCCGCGCCATCGCGGGCGGCTACGGCTCCGGGTACGCGCTCAACAGCGACGGCACCGTCTGGGCCTGGGGCCTCAACACCCTCGGCCAGCTCGGCAACGGCACCGTCATCAACAGCAACGTGCCCGTCCAGGTCGCCGGCCTGGACGACATCCGCGCCATCGCCGCCGGAACCGACGGCAACGGCTACGCGCTGCGCCGTGACGGCACCGTCTGGGCCTGGGGCGTCAACACCCTCGGTCAGCTCGGCAACGGCCAGCCGATCGCCAGCAGCACGATCCCCGTCCAGGTCGTCGGCCTGACCGGCATCCGCGCCATCGCCGCCGACGGCAGCACCGCCTACGCGCTGCGCCGCGACGGGAGCGTGTGGGCCTGGGGTTCCAACGGCGCCGGCCAGCTCGGCACCGGCCAGCCCATCGCCAGCAGCCCGCTGCCGATCCAGATCGTCGCCCTCAGCGACATCCGCGCGATCACCGCCCGCAACGCCAGCGCCTACGCGCTGCGCCGCGACGGCACAGTCTGGGCCTGGGGTGACAACCCATCGGGCGAGCTCGGCAACGGCACCCTCACCCCCAGCCTGACACCCGGGCCCGTCCTCAACCTGACCAAGATCCGCCGCATCGCCGCCGGCGCCGGCGTCGCCTACGCCCTGGACGAGACAGGAACCGTCTGGGCCTGGGGCGCCAACGCCGTCGGCCAGCTCGGCAACGGCACCCTCACCCCCAGCCTGCTCCCCGTCCCCGTCACCGGGGAGACCGGTCTCGTCGGCGCCGTCGCCATCGCCGCCGGCGCCAGCACCGTCTACGCCCTGCGCTGGGACGGCACCGCCTTCGCCTGGGGCGTCAACAACGTCGGCCAGCTCGGCAACGGCAACCCCTCGGTGCCCCAGAGCTCCGTACCGCTCCCGATCCCCGGCCTGGGCGACGTCCGGGCCATCACCGGTGGCCTCTTCGACGGCTACGCCATCGTCAGCAGCGGGTTCTAG
- a CDS encoding Clp protease N-terminal domain-containing protein translates to MTDIDPTTLSNSVRLDDLIAAIKKTHADALEQLSGAVLVADHLGDVADHLIGHFVDQARRSGASWTEIGRSMGVTKQAAQKRFVPKEPGEPESLDPAQGFGRYTQRARNAVVAAQNEARAAGNAEIAAEHLLLGLLADPAGLGAAAIVAQGAPLAAVREAATANLAPPVAPVPDLIPFDGRAKKALELTFREALRLGHNYVGTEHILLALLELEDGTGPLTSLGVTKPGAEGHLRRLLALAAGGTTATATPDPAPEARA, encoded by the coding sequence ATGACAGACATCGACCCGACCACCCTCAGTAACAGCGTCCGCCTCGACGACCTGATCGCCGCGATCAAGAAGACACACGCCGACGCCCTCGAGCAGCTGTCCGGTGCCGTGCTGGTCGCCGACCACCTCGGCGACGTGGCCGACCACCTCATCGGCCACTTCGTCGACCAGGCCCGCCGTTCCGGCGCCTCCTGGACGGAGATCGGCCGCAGCATGGGCGTCACCAAGCAGGCCGCGCAGAAGCGGTTCGTCCCCAAGGAGCCCGGCGAGCCGGAAAGCCTCGACCCGGCACAGGGCTTCGGCCGCTACACGCAACGGGCCCGCAACGCCGTGGTCGCCGCGCAGAACGAGGCGCGGGCCGCCGGCAACGCCGAGATCGCCGCGGAGCATCTGCTGCTCGGCCTGCTCGCCGACCCCGCCGGGCTCGGCGCCGCCGCGATCGTCGCCCAGGGCGCCCCCCTCGCCGCCGTGCGCGAGGCCGCGACCGCGAACCTGGCGCCACCCGTCGCGCCGGTACCCGACCTCATCCCCTTCGACGGGCGCGCGAAGAAGGCGCTCGAGCTGACCTTCCGCGAGGCTCTGCGGCTGGGTCACAACTACGTCGGCACCGAGCACATCCTGCTCGCGCTGCTGGAGCTGGAGGACGGCACCGGCCCACTGACGTCACTGGGAGTCACCAAGCCGGGTGCGGAGGGCCACCTCCGCCGGCTGCTCGCCCTCGCCGCCGGCGGCACGACCGCCACCGCCACGCCGGATCCCGCACCGGAGGCACGCGCCTGA
- a CDS encoding ABC transporter permease has protein sequence MSELTITTGGPVGALAAPARTGAVSRAVRNVVVLTRRNLVHIAREPLQLSDITVQPVLFTLLFVYVLGGGVSVTGGDYKDFAIPGLVALNLTTSAMGTAVGLSNDLRTGAVNRFRTLPMWRAAVLVSRSLSDVLAAAVCMSIVLLTGLAIGWRPETSVAGFVGALAIPLLFSYALAWGTACLGMVSEGPESAQSIALVLLFPLAIVSNAMVPTAGMPGVVRAIAEWNPVSAVTAAARDLFGNPNPSAASHAWPMQHPVLAAVLWSVAIVAVCAPLAVALYRRRTTD, from the coding sequence ATGTCCGAGCTCACGATCACCACGGGCGGCCCGGTGGGGGCCCTCGCCGCGCCGGCGCGGACCGGCGCCGTCAGCCGGGCGGTGCGCAACGTCGTCGTGCTCACCCGGCGCAACCTGGTGCACATCGCCCGCGAGCCGCTGCAGCTGTCCGACATCACCGTGCAGCCGGTGCTGTTCACCCTGCTGTTCGTCTACGTCCTCGGCGGCGGGGTGAGCGTCACCGGCGGCGACTACAAGGACTTCGCGATCCCCGGGCTGGTCGCGCTCAACCTCACCACCTCGGCGATGGGTACCGCGGTCGGGCTGAGCAACGACCTGCGCACCGGCGCGGTCAACCGGTTCCGGACCCTGCCGATGTGGCGGGCCGCAGTCCTGGTCAGCCGTTCGCTGTCGGACGTGCTCGCGGCCGCGGTCTGCATGTCGATCGTGCTGCTGACGGGCCTCGCGATCGGCTGGCGGCCGGAGACCTCGGTTGCCGGGTTCGTCGGCGCGCTCGCGATCCCGTTGCTGTTCAGCTACGCGCTGGCCTGGGGCACGGCCTGTCTGGGCATGGTCAGCGAGGGGCCGGAGAGCGCCCAGTCGATCGCGCTGGTGCTGCTGTTCCCGCTGGCGATCGTGTCGAACGCGATGGTGCCGACCGCGGGCATGCCGGGCGTGGTGCGGGCGATCGCCGAATGGAACCCGGTCAGCGCGGTGACCGCGGCGGCCCGGGACCTGTTCGGCAACCCGAACCCGTCCGCGGCCTCCCACGCCTGGCCCATGCAGCATCCGGTCCTGGCCGCGGTGCTCTGGTCGGTGGCCATCGTGGCGGTGTGCGCGCCGCTGGCGGTCGCCCTCTACCGGCGTCGCACCACCGACTGA
- a CDS encoding RCC1 domain-containing protein, with protein MPSRQRRIGTWAVMLAAAGTVALPAAASAAPTTSELPGAEYAFAPPSYAARAWGHNTFGQLGNGTTGAASFSPVPVTDLTGLDDVRAIAGGSGSGFALNGDGTVWAWGLNNVGQLGNGTVINSNVPVQVAGLDDIRAIAAGSNGNGYALRSDGTVWAWGDNSAGQLGINQAIASSTVPVQVLGLTGIRAIASDGGAAYALRRDGSVWAWGLNTFGQLGVGTTTPSPLPIQLLGLSGIRAIAARDNSAYALRSDGTVWAWGENGVGQLGNGTNATSLVPTPVLNLAKIRRIAAGVDSAYALDETGTVWAWGGNTLGQLGNGSNAPSSLPIPVTGQTGLVGAVAIAAGANSAYALRWDGTAFAWGNNGLGQLGNGNAAVPSSTTPLPIPGLQDVRAIAGGLFDGYAIVGAGF; from the coding sequence ATGCCAAGTCGACAGCGGCGGATCGGAACCTGGGCGGTGATGCTGGCCGCAGCCGGCACGGTGGCACTGCCCGCGGCGGCGAGCGCAGCACCCACCACGAGCGAGCTGCCCGGGGCGGAGTACGCGTTCGCGCCCCCGTCGTACGCGGCCCGGGCCTGGGGGCACAACACCTTCGGGCAGCTGGGCAACGGCACCACCGGCGCGGCCAGCTTCAGCCCCGTGCCGGTCACCGACCTCACCGGCCTGGACGACGTCCGCGCCATCGCGGGCGGGTCCGGCTCCGGGTTCGCGCTCAACGGCGACGGCACCGTCTGGGCCTGGGGCCTCAACAACGTCGGCCAGCTCGGCAACGGCACCGTCATCAACAGCAACGTGCCCGTCCAGGTCGCTGGCCTGGACGACATCCGCGCCATCGCCGCCGGGAGCAACGGCAACGGCTACGCGCTGCGCAGCGACGGCACCGTCTGGGCCTGGGGCGACAACTCCGCCGGCCAGCTCGGCATCAACCAGGCCATCGCCAGCAGCACTGTCCCCGTCCAGGTGCTGGGCCTGACCGGCATCCGTGCCATCGCCTCGGACGGCGGCGCGGCCTACGCGCTGCGCCGCGACGGCAGCGTGTGGGCCTGGGGCCTCAACACCTTCGGCCAGCTCGGCGTCGGCACCACCACACCCAGCCCACTGCCGATCCAGCTCCTCGGCCTCAGCGGCATCCGGGCCATCGCCGCCCGCGACAACAGCGCCTACGCGCTGCGCAGCGACGGCACCGTCTGGGCCTGGGGCGAGAACGGCGTCGGCCAGCTCGGCAACGGCACCAACGCCACCAGCCTGGTGCCCACGCCCGTCCTCAACCTGGCCAAGATCCGCCGCATCGCCGCCGGCGTCGACAGCGCCTACGCCCTGGACGAGACAGGCACCGTCTGGGCCTGGGGCGGCAACACCCTCGGCCAGCTCGGCAACGGCTCCAACGCCCCCAGCTCGCTGCCCATCCCCGTCACCGGGCAGACCGGCCTCGTTGGCGCCGTCGCCATCGCCGCCGGCGCCAACAGCGCCTACGCCCTGCGCTGGGACGGCACCGCCTTCGCCTGGGGCAACAACGGCCTCGGCCAGCTCGGCAACGGCAACGCCGCCGTGCCCAGCAGCACCACCCCGCTGCCGATCCCGGGCCTGCAGGACGTCCGGGCCATCGCGGGCGGCCTCTTCGACGGCTACGCCATCGTCGGCGCCGGGTTCTAG